The genomic region CCCAGTCCCAAGTATCATTatagttgtttcctttttttatatatatattgcttttggAGTCCAAAGAACTAGTTAAAACCCCTAAATCTGCTAAGATCCTTGTTATCTTAGATATGTAATTTAATTTCCCTGATTTCCATATCTAAAACATAGTAACTAGAGTCATATTCCTATATGTTTCACACAGTGATAGGAGGATCAAAGGTGGTATTGTACTAAAACGCACTGAAgtatttaagagttttaaaaaagacCTACGTAAATATGAGATATTGTAACTATCAGAAGTTAGCTCATTTGCTTTATGAGAAATATTAAATCAATAATCGGCCATGATCTTAATTGACAtaaatttttgttctatttagagATATAATGTAGTAATTAGAAGTACAGACTTCGGTGTCAAATAGAGCTGGATTTGAGGATCATTTGTTACCAATGCTAGATAATCTTTGCTGAGTTATCTAAACTCTCTAAActcaatttcctcacctctaCAGTGGGAAAAATAATACTGTGTGCTTCATAGAGTtcctgtgatgattaaatgagataataaataaaattatttaacccAAGAGTTAAAAGAAGAgtaagctattttattttcatagctgATAGTTGTAACACTCTAAAATCCCTGCATGATCCAGGGCTCAGGATTCCTTTATCTAATTCTGTACTCACGTGACACTTTCATTGTATGGTGTTTGATCAACCCATTTCcaatctctttttccctttgggtCTGACAGCCCTATATAATAAGCAGAATATGTATCCAGGTTCTGGAAGATAAAAtcctaaaggaagaaaagagttaTAGCCTTTAGAGTATTCAGGTAGAACGGAGTTCTTTACAGCcttagggagaagagaagaaaaggaaaggatccAGGAAGAGCGACAGGGGGGCCCTGCCCAGAAGCTGAAGTCTTCTCCGGCTGAACAGTGCAGGATCAAAGAGATCACTTGTGAGCATGGTGCTTGGctcagtctgctcaggctgctataacaaaataccacagactgggtagcttataaacaacaagtttctttctcacagttctggaggttggaaatTCCAGATCGGGGTACTAGCATGGTCAGGTGAAGGCCAGctttttctccctgtgtcttcacatggtagaaggggcgAAGCAGCTgggtggggtctcttttataagaataCAAATGCCATTCATCAAGGTTCCACCCTCAGTATCTAAGCAcgtctcaaaggccccacctccaaataccgtcatctttgggggttaggatttcaccATATGAAGTTTGGGggagacataaacattcagaATACAGCAATGTTCAACACAAATGGAAGCAATTTCTATCCAGGATCATAATGAATTCTCATCTCAGATTCACTTCCCCCTTTCGCTAAGAGGTGGTATTCTTCAAAGTCATGcatgaaaaatttttttgcagattcaatcattttcctttcataaCTTCTTTAACTTCATTCCTGATTGTTGACTGTGATTCTTCATGATTGAACTTTGTTTCTCTATTGCTATAATACCCCTTTCTCAGTGAAAtagttaataatttataaaatatttacatgttgaaataataaacTGATATTCAGCCTAAAACATTTTCGTTCTTCAACTCAAACCCCACATATGATACTTTAAATGCCCCAACTTATTTTGGGAGAGATTAGTTTTATGGAAACAGGAAGAAGGTGTAGTATCTGAAGGCTTAGGTAGCCTTTCTTATCAGTTTTACTAAAAGCCTTCTGCCATACCACCAATATTCCAAAACAGTGAAAAACCTCCTTAGAcaaggggcgccggggtggctcagttggttaagcgtctgccttcggctcaggtcatgatcccagggtcctgggatcgagccccacattgggctccctgctcggcggagagcctgcttctccttctccttctccctctgcctgcagctctgcctacttgtgctctctatctctgtcaaataaataaataaaatctttaaaaaaaaaaaaaaactccttagaCAAGAGAGGTATACAACAACTAGGCAGGACTCCTGACTCCATCATCTATTAGAAAGTACCTgttaggtgcgcctgggtggctcagatggttaagcgtctgccttcggctcaggtcatgatctctgggtcctgggatcgagtcccgcatcgggctctctgctccttgggagcctgcttctccctctgcctctctctctctctgtctctcatgaataaataaataaaatctttaaaaaaaaaagaaagaaagtacctGTTCGTCCTTAGTGTTTATCACCAGCAGGTGAGCCTTCATTTCTGAGCAGTTCCTCTCACTCTCAGTCCAATTTCTTGTTATAGTAGAAATAAAGTAGCAGTTGGAACTAAATGACTTCCAAGCCTTTGGGCAGCAGCTCCAATCTTTCTCTGTATTGACAGAAGGCCACAGATgtccaataaaaaagaaaaagtttaagtgTGTTGTATTACAAAATTCAGGACCCAGGAAGACCTCAAGGAAACTGGAACTTGCATCTTCACCCAGAAGTGGCAAGGAGCCCACCAATCAGGTGTCAAGGAGATCAAGTCTACCTATGTCAGGCAGTAACAAGGTAGGGTCCCATCTCCCTTGCCAGAGTGGTGTCAGAAAAAGCCAGCTAAAACAGAGGACTTAAAGAAGATCCAGACTCTTAGATATTACACAATAATATCTAGGTTTCAATGGAAAATTACCCATCATACCATGAATTACAAGttctcaaaattaattttaaaaaaattttttattaacatataatgtattatttgtttcaggggtacaggtctgtgattcatcagtcttacacaattcatagagctcaccatagtacatatcctccccagtgtccatcacccagccaccccatccctcccacctgcctccactccagcaaccctcagtttgtttcctgagattaagagtctcttatggtttgtgtccctctctggtttcgtctcgtttcatttttccctcccttcctctatgatcctctgtcttgtttctcaaattcctcatatcagtgagatcatatgatacttgtctttctctgacttatttcgcttagcataataccccctagttccatccacatcattgcaaatggcaagatttcattttttgatggctgcataatattccattgtgtgtgtgtgtgtgtgtgtgtgtgtgtgtgtgtgtgtgtgtgtatcacatcttatttatccattcatctgttgatggacatctaggctctttccatagcttggctattgtgggcattgctgctataaacattggggtgcatgtgccccttcggatcactgcatttttatctttggggtaaatacccagtagtgcaatttctgggtcatagggtagctctgttttcaacttcaaaattaatttttaaaaaagaaaataaatacatgccaatatcaagataaaagaaatattagaattatctgacaaagattttttttttttttaatttttttaagattttatttatttatttgagagtgacagagatagtaaaagagcacgagcggggaagagagggagaagcaggctccccgctggtcagggagcccaatgcaggacttgatcccaggaccctgggatcatgacctgagctgaaggcagacacttagaactgactgagccacccaggcacccctctgacaaaaattttaaagaaaccatAATAAAGATGCTTCAACAGGAAAGTACAAAGATGTTtgaaccaaatggaaaaaaagaatacctcagaaaagaaatagaaaatttcagcCAACAAATTAGAGATATAAATGAGAACCAAATggaattttataattgaaaaatataataaaataaaaagctcagtgGATGGGCTCATCAGCAGAATGGAGAGGACAGAAAAAACAGTGAATTGAAAGAATAATAGAAATTACTCAAACAACAGagacaaaatagactaaaaaaataaatagacttcCAGTTTCCAGTCTGGCATGCAAGAAGGTCGAAATTGCCATTCCatcctaacaacaagtaaaaagatGAACAAACTGCAAATCAACAACTCTTCACAGGCTAAGACACTGCTCTCAAAATTATGCAGACAGACAAATACAGAGGATCACAACTTACCGAAGCAAAAATCCAGGAGCCAAAACTTCTGTGGGAACAAATCCCAGGGTAgggaaacctgaactgtaattgtTGAATTGCTGGAAGCTCAGCGTGGAAAATCTGAGAGATAAAAACTCCAGGGTAATCCAGTCAATGgcggggaaggagggaaaaactTGCAGAGTTTTACCTTCTGGAGCTCTACCAGGTTTATCTGAGAAAATTCCCCTTGTGCTTCTggcaaggggaggggcacagcTGCGATTCTGAAACATACCAAagcattctgttctttttaaatgaagtctACCCTCAGGAAAAACTATGtaaccagagcctaacctgcTGTGGTTTTATCAGAGCCTGGTTAGGGAAAGGGAAAATAcccactctagccatcctgtTCCACTTTAAGGGAAGTAATTAGAAGAGCTGAGAAGCACTTCAAGTTCAAAGTCTAGAGGCAAAGACTCACTAAAAGAATGAGACAAAATTATAGGACTACAGAATGCTTCCCCTTCACCACGCCATACCGCCACATTACTAAAAGtctatttacagcagttccttttactCAGTACATCACATCCAGCTAACAAGAAAAAATTACCAAgcatactaaaaaacaaacaacatcccaccccaccccccagtttgAAGAGATAAAGCaggcatcagaaccagactcagatgtagcagggatgttggaattctCAGACCAGAAATTTAAAACGATTACTATGTTAAGGGCTGTAATGAAcaaagtagacagcatgcaagaagAGATGAGCTATGtaagcagagagacagaaattctaagaaccaaaaagaaacatgaaagatCAAAAAtgctgtaacagaaatgaagaatgtctttaGTGAGCTCATTATtagactggacacagctgagTAAAAAATCTGAGCATGAGGGTATCTCAATAGAAGCCTCCAAAactaaaaagaggaaaagaacgtggggagtggggaagaaggggggaataaacagaatatccaagaaatGTGGAGCAGCTACAAAAGGTgcaacatatgcataatgggaatagcagaagaagaataaaaagagaacagaacacaagaaatactgaaacaaTAACATTTGAGAATTTCCTCCAAATTAATGACAGATACCAAACCACAGATTCAAAAAGCTCacagaacaccaagcaggataaatgccaaagAAAACTACAtctaggcatatcatattcaaactacaGAATAGATAGTCTATTCTTCTTATAGTATGCCTGGGTCTTGGATAAACTGAAAGCTGAACGTGAACGTGGTATCACCATTGATATCTCCCTGTGGAAATTCGAGACCAGCAAGTATTATGTGACCATCATTgatgccccaggacacagagactttatcaaaaacatgattACAGGCACATCTCAGGCTGACTGTGCTGTCCTGATTGTTGCTGCTGGTGTCGGTGAATTTGAAGCCGGTATCTCCAAGAATGGGCAGACCCGTGAGCATGCCCTTCTGGCTTACACCCTGGGTGTAAAACAACTAATTGTTGGTGTTAACAAGATGgattccactgagccaccctacaGCCAGAAGAGATACGAGGAAATCGTTAAGGAAGTcagcacctacattaagaaaattggctACAACCCCGACACAGTAGCATTTGTGCCAATTTCTGGTTGGAATGTTGACAACATGCTGGAGCCAAGTGCTAACATGCCTTGGTTCAAGGGATGGAAAGTCACCTGTAAAGATGGGAATGCCAGTGGAACCACACTGCTTGAAGCTCTGGATTGCATTCTGCCACCAACTCGTCCAACTGCCAAGCCCTTGCATCTGCCTCTCCAGGACGTCTACAAAATTGGTggtattgggggcgcctgggtggctcagttggttaagcgactgccttcggctcaggtcatgatcctggagtcccgggatcgagtcccgcatcgggctccctgctcggcagggagtctgcttctccctctgaccctcctccctctcatgctctctgtctctcattctctctctctcaaataaataaataaaatctttaaaaaaaaaaaaaaaaaattggtggtaTTGGTACTGTCCCTGTGGGCCGAGTCGAAACTGGTGTTCTTAAACCTGGCATGGTGGTCACCTTTGCTCCAGTCAATGTTACAACTGAAGtaaagtctgttgaaatgcaccatgaaGCTTTGAGTGAGGCTCTTCCTGGGGACAATGTGGGCTTCAATGTGAAGAACGTATCTGTCAAAGATGTTCATCGTGGCAATGTGgctggtgacagcaaaaatgacccaccaatggaagcagctggcttcacagctcaggtgattatcctgaaccatccaggccaaatcagtgctggatatgcacctgtgctggactgtcacacagctcacattgcttgcaagtttgctgagctgaaggagaagatAGATCGTCGTtctggaaaaaagctggaagatggtcccaagttcttgaaatctggtgatgctgccattgttgatatggttcctggcaagcctatgtgtgttgagagcttctcTGACTATCCTCCTCTGGGCCGTTTTGCTGTTCGTGACATGAGACAGACGGTTGCTGTGGGTGTCATCAAAGCAGTGGACAAGAAAGCAGCTGGAGCTGGCAAGGTCACCAAgtctgcccagaaagctcagaaggctaaatgaatattatccccaatacctgccaccccagtcttaatcagtggtggaagaacggtctcagaactgtttgtgtcaattggccatttaagtttaatagtaaaagactggttaatgataacaatgcatcgtaaaaccttcagaaggaaaggagaatgttttgtggaccatttgttttttttgtgtgtgtgtgtggcagttttaagttattagtttttaaaatcagtactttttaatggaaacaacttgaccaaaaatctgtcacagaattttgagacccattaaaacaaaatttaatgagaaaaaaaaaaaagaaaaaaagagtgaatgaaagataaaaaaggaacaaagaacaagggcaagatgcagaaaacaataacaaatatgaTAGATATTGATAAAAACCATatcaataataaaagataaaaaagataaagataaagataaaaaggataaaagataaaaaggaacaaagaacaagggcaagatatagaaaaaaattacaaatatgatAGATATTGATAAAAACCATATCAATAATGACTTCGGGTGTCAGTggtctaaatgcaccaattaaaacACGAAGATTGTCAGAATGGATCAAAATACCAGACTCAGCTATATGTTGTATACAAGAAATCCACATTAAAACTTCAGAAAGAGGGACACCTAGATGGCTcaggttacgcgtctgccttcggttcaggtcatgatcccagggtcctgggattgagtcccacatcaggccccctgctcagtagggagtctgcttctccctctacccctctgccccctgctcgtgctttccctctctctctaataaataaatacaatctttaaaaaaaggtccacataatagttaaaatggcaaaatgtaataatagagagagaatattaaaagcagaaagagaaaagaaaactgacataCAAGGGAaaatcccataaggctatcagctggcttttcagcagaaattttgctgGCCAGAAGAAAacagcatgatatattcaaagtgctaaaaagaaaaatacctatgACCAAAGAATACTCTACCCAAGAATACTCaatcattcagaattgaaagagagatagtttcccagacaaactgAGTTAAAgtaattcatcaccactaaaccagccttactagaaatgttaaagggacttttttaagtggaaagaaaa from Halichoerus grypus chromosome 6, mHalGry1.hap1.1, whole genome shotgun sequence harbors:
- the CLEC4A gene encoding C-type lectin domain family 4 member A isoform X2 produces the protein MTSETTYAELSFKNESKSSSTKSWPPAEKDWSCCPKAWKSFSSNCYFISTITRNWTESERNCSEMKAHLLVINTKDEQDFIFQNLDTYSAYYIGLSDPKGKRDWKWVDQTPYNESVTFWHSGEPSNLDEGCVKLHFRYLSRKWGWNDVPCNGHHKSICKI
- the CLEC4A gene encoding C-type lectin domain family 4 member A isoform X1 codes for the protein MTSETTYAELSFKNESKSSSTKSWPPAEKDWSCCPKAWKSFSSNCYFISTITRNWTESERNCSEMKAHLLVINTKDEQDFIFQNLDTYSAYYIGLSDPKGKRDWKWVDQTPYNESVTFWHSGEPSNLDEGCVKLHFRYLSRKWGWNDVPCNGHHKSICKVMKIYL